Within Quercus lobata isolate SW786 chromosome 5, ValleyOak3.0 Primary Assembly, whole genome shotgun sequence, the genomic segment CAATTGTTATTTTAGTCCATTAACTTTTATCAATTGTCATCTTAGtccacaatatttaaatattgtcATTTCAGTTCATTAACTttgaataattttcattttagtccattgaatttaaatattttcaatttttgggcttaaatgaattaataaaataatcatttgtAATGATAACCTAGTGTATGTGGGATGGGAAATGCAAATGTCTGATATAATAGTCAGATACTCAAAGGTGTCATATAAATAAGATTTAAGAATCCAATAAGAAAAACAGCAAAACCCATaccaaatcaacaaaacccatagaAATCAAGTGATTGATGGCCAAAAATACCCAAACCCATTGATATTTCGAAATTAAAAATAGAGGAAAACCACCAAATCACGAGAAAATAAACCTTGAAATTGTAACACTAGACTAACGGTGGACTCGACCTCTTTTTCAGGCTCCAATAACAACTCCGGACAACTCCGGTGATGACTGTGGCGAAATGAAGCGCCGATGTGAGGAGAAGGAGAAGAGTCTGCCTTTGGTTTGTCATTTGGAGAAGAAGCTTTGAACgtgtttgaaaaatatttggggttttaattgggttataattagatttaataaaGTCTACTGAGTTTAAATTTGTTGACTGATGTATCGCTCTAGAATTAGCAGGCATAAAAGGTGTCATTTACGCAACTTCGAACTTAACTTATTCTCTGTATGTCACTTAGTGCTCGTTTGGATAGCATTTATTAGTGTTGCGTCTGCGtttcctcagtttttttttttttttttttttttttttagccgcaATAGTTGACCCAttcttctgtgaacagtgcactgttcacgggtcccacaaactccactttttatcaacttttttcattaaaaatgggtcctacagtaccatttacacatttaaaaattattttgctacagtgcttttagttttcagttttcaatttcagcaaaataagttttatccaaacagacccttaatccTGAAAAGTACTGCTTACCTAACCTAACCTATTCGGTGGACTACTAAGGCAAGGTCATATGTGAACAAGAAGATGCTTTGTAAGTAAAAGAATTTGCCACCTAAAAAGACAACCCATCTAAccattttgaaattatatactaatatttaaTCCTGAAAAGTACTACTTACCTAACCTAACCTAATCtggtgcaaaaaaaaaaaaaaaaaaaaggagaaagtggtgccaaaaaaaaaaaaaaaaaacctaacctAATCAGTGGAACACTAAAGCAAGGTCATATGTGAACAAGAAGATGCTTTGTGAGTAAAagaacttcttctttttttggtttctcacTGTGTTTTCTCAAGACTTTCAATCAGAGATTAATCACTATTCATATCGAGTGGGCTCACAAAGGGGTAAAGCACTGACCtagaaaattcttttcaaagtgcAGGTAGCAGGACTCGAACTAGGGAGCACACCTAGTCGAGCTCAGTACAAGCACTTTGAGACTAAAAGTCCAACCAACTTGGTCAACCCCCGGGTTTGAGCAAAAGAATTTGCCATCTAAAAAGACAACCCACCTAAccattttgaaattatatactAACATGTAATTGGTCTTTACCAAGTAACGTCACATGGGAAGGAGAATAAGCTTTGTCAATAATACCATGGAATTTTCATGTTAAGTATTATTTTCAGTTGTACAAGGTGGCTTTGAATGcaaaatacatatatttttatttcacataaCTGAATGGAATGCTTGGgaagaatataattttatatttaagaaaaatggatcaaagtttaattttttgctcTTTTAACTGGCATATTGATATAcagtaaaaaaaatctttaggcACTGAACTTTGAATGGACTTTTAATGGATATTCAGGGAGATTTGGCACActggaatatttttttttttttggaagtggTGGGTCGAAGTATGTGAGAGAGCATGACAATTTCCATAAAAACTACTATACCTTTTTTTGAGGAAGATAAAAACTACTATACCTGAATtaggaaaaacaataaaactCTTATGATGGACACATTACTTATCctgaattaaaaagaaaatgttaaagtcatgttacaatttattttagaaactttttatttttttagttttcaaatttaataaCTACTTATAATATCATAGTGAGTGGAGATAGTAAGACAGTTAGGACCCATCTGGTAGCAATATTTAAGTATTGTTGTTCAATTTTCAGTATTGGAAAAATAcgaatttaaatattataaaaataagtgtATGAAGGGTTGTCAGGTACCAAATTTTTCTAGAAAAGTTAAAAATGGGTGGCCCTATCTTCAACTGGATAAGATTGCGTGGAAGAGGCACATCTACGTCTTTCATATAGTTTGATTGACCACAATGACCGGTATGGTTCGTTGAAAGTTCAAAGAGTTATTTTGGGCTTTACTCAGAAACTTCCATGATATTGCAATTAATGTCAAATGCGTCACTTTTTGAAAGCGAGACTACATTAAAGTCTAGCCTCCTGCATCCATCACTCACCCGCAATTCCTAATTCGTCCTTCACTTTCCTCACTTTCTATATTGACACCGCTTTCACAGCTTTCCTTCTCCTCATCctttcaacttttttcatttctctgcTCGTCAATTCCGATGGCCTCATCTCACCAACTCAAGAACTTTGATGTCTTCTTGAGTTTTCGAGGTGAAGATACTCGCCGTGGTTTTGTAAGCCATTTATATAAGGCTCTGACTCAACAGGGTATTCAAACCTTCATTGATGATAATCTCACTAGGGGAGAAAACATTTCTGAAGAGCTTCTCAAAGTCATTGAAAACTCAAGTGCATCAATAAttgtattttctaaaaactatgCATCCTCTAGTTGGTGTTTGGATGAACTTGCTAAGATTATTGAATGTACCAAAAAAGTGCTACCAGTTTTCTATCAAGTGGATCCATCTGAAGTTCGTAAGCAAAGAGGGGGTTTTGGAGAAGTGTTGACtaagcttgaaaaaaaaattaaagataagaCAAAGGTACAAAGGTGGAAAGACGCTTTAAGTAAAGCAGCCAATATTTCTGGCTGGGACGACAAAAACAGGTATTTGTATGGTACTATGTccattaaattttaatgttaaaCAACAACTAGAATTAATTGTTagcttttattttctctttaaattttattaaattatgaaagtaattttttcttgtcatatcttttatactaagcttttttattttttatttttttttatatattaattttgagaagaatattTTATACTAAGCTAGTTAGCTATAGATTAAAGATGGAAACAAAAGAACTTAATATTAGATTGCTTACCATTATTAATTAGGAATTTCACCACTCATAATATTAATTCTATGTTTACGTAAAGTAATTGGATTCCATTCATAAtgaatatacatatataaggTCAGCCATGACTCcctcaaagaaaattttctgaTAAACTAAATCACTAGTTTTTGCCTTTCTTGAAggccaaaatggcaaaataccCCTTTCGCTCAGAAGTTCCAGCAAAATGCTCCAATTCTGAAACTATCTAGCAAAATactcctgttttgaaactcgattttctaaaaatcgagtttcagtaaagaactcgagttcatgaaactcgagttccacaattttttatatatttatttatttatttttaagtttgattgcttataactcaattttctaccaatcgagttttacattgaaacttgatttttagaaattcgagtttcaaaacagggacaaTTTGCTAGATATTTCAAAACATGGGCATTTTGCTGGAACTTTTGGGCGAAAGGGGTATATCCCCATTTTGGCCCTTTCTTGAAATCTAGAAACCGGATTTAAGTAAACGACCTTTAGGTCACATTTatcatttatcatttttttttggggggttagAAACCATTGTTTTAGGGATTTGTTAATGAATTGATGACTTGACATAATATAGAActttcattataaaataataatgtcaaGATTAAAAGAAATCTACATGGTAAAGTTCCTTAAGAATTCTAGAGTATCTAGATTTATTTAGTTGTGACATGTATTTGCTATTTGGCTTACAAGTTCATAAACTAACAAATTCGACCATGTAATTATCCATAACAAAGTCATGATTTTCAGTTTGTTTTGTTATGTTGGTTTTGAGACTACACACCATTGGTTTGCCCGCACTTGTCTCTGATCCACAAACAACACGCTTCAGTTTTCTAAACCTAACAAATGAGGAAAGCAATCCTTATAAAAACTGTGAACTCCACTCAATAACCCTTCGTGTTTAATTTTCTTGCAAATAACAAAGCCCCCACCACCCCCACTAACGCAGGAAACAAAGACAAAGCAAGAAATTAAATGGCATCAAGCAAGGTTCCGTAATGAGATCCAGTAAGATTATCTCGTCATCTAAGTGGACTTTCAGTGCAACTCATCCCAAAAGCTAATTGCTACCCCAAAACAAgtgaattaaataaaattttccagtCTATGAGTTACATGTCGCTTACTTCATCTAACAACACTTCAACTGTGATGTAAAAATTAAACATCTTGCATTCagtttatgttatttattttttatagtccAACTCGTTACATGTGTTAATTAAATGCTCTGTGAATGACAGTTGCACTGAATCTGAACTTGTTCAAAAAATTGTTGAAGAGGTCTTTAATTCTGAATTCATTCAGATGCCATCAAATGTTGCTACAATGCAGCTGGTTGGAATAAATTCTCACATAGAGGCCCTAACAGAACTTTTAGATATTGAATCAAATGATGTTCGCATGATAAGGATCACTGGCCTTGGTGGAATAGGCAAAACTACAATTGCAAAAGCTATTTATAATAGCTTTTCAAATCATTTCAAAGCAAAAAGTTTTGTAGAGAATGTTAGAGAGTGGTCAAAGACAGAGCAAGGCAAAATCCATTTACAAGAGGCACTTCTTAAGGGTATCTCAGAGGATAAGAATTTGAGGGTGAGTACTATATATGAAGGAACCACAAGGATAAATAGAATTCTTTGCCTAAAAAAGGTTCTTATCATTCTTGATGACGTGGATAATGCCGACCAGATAGAAACATTGCTTGGACAATGTGAAGGCTTTGCTTTTCGAAGTAGGATCATTCTGacaacaagaaataaaagattgctaGCTAATCGAAATGGTCTTTCAACCTATGACTATGAGGTTGAGGAATTAGATGAAGATGAAGCTATTGAACTCTTTCGTAAGCATGCCTTCCCCAGTAACAAAGTCCCTGAAGATTATTTGGAACTTGAGAAACAAGCTATAAGTTATGCCAAAGGCCTTCCTCTAGCTCTAAAAGTAATGGGTCGTGATTTGTGTGAGAAAACTATATATGAATGGGATGATGCGTTAGATTGTTATAAAACAAATCCTCTTGATGATATTCAAAATATACTAAAAAGAAGTTATGAAGGATTAAccgaaaatgaaaagaatattttccttgatattgcatgtttcttcaaGGGATATGACATGAGTTATAATATGATTAAGGATGTACTGAAAGCTTGTGGTTTAAACCCAGTATATGGTATTCGAAATCTTATTGATAAATGTCTCTTGACTATTGatgaatataattattatttatcgATGCACGACTTATTACAACAAATGGGTATGGATATTGTTCGACAAGAAGCACCACAAAAGCCCGGGGAACGTAGCAGACTATGGTGTTATGAGGAAGCTCTTGATGTAGTAACTGAAAATATGGTATGTATGCTGTTTTGATTCACTTCCTCCCTTTACTTCAC encodes:
- the LOC115988621 gene encoding TMV resistance protein N-like isoform X2, coding for MASSHQLKNFDVFLSFRGEDTRRGFVSHLYKALTQQGIQTFIDDNLTRGENISEELLKVIENSSASIIVFSKNYASSSWCLDELAKIIECTKKVLPVFYQVDPSEVRKQRGGFGEVLTKLEKKIKDKTKVQRWKDALSKAANISGWDDKNSCTESELVQKIVEEVFNSEFIQMPSNVATMQLVGINSHIEALTELLDIESNDVRMIRITGLGGIGKTTIAKAIYNSFSNHFKAKSFVENVREWSKTEQGKIHLQEALLKGISEDKNLRVSTIYEGTTRINRILCLKKVLIILDDVDNADQIETLLGQCEGFAFRSRIILTTRNKRLLANRNGLSTYDYEVEELDEDEAIELFRKHAFPSNKVPEDYLELEKQAISYAKGLPLALKVMGRDLCEKTIYEWDDALDCYKTNPLDDIQNILKRSYEGLTENEKNIFLDIACFFKGYDMSYNMIKDVLKACGLNPVYGIRNLIDKCLLTIDEYNYYLSMHDLLQQMGMDIVRQEAPQKPGERSRLWCYEEALDVVTENMGSDKIRSIILWSPKSEPKEVQIKAQFCKMKNLRLLLIRNVHCCNGPLECLPNGLSLLDWREYPFSSWPSNFFPKNLIALSMPFILLKEPLKQIFLSVTYVDFSYCDLITKIPDLSMTPNVTTLNLISCRNLVEIDDSVGRLDKLEVLVLLGCEKLETLPNYLTMKSLTSFPLGVQRLKKFPNILHEMKGVEDLFLKGSCIKELPPSFGNWIGLKVLTLYLNSGEAHLPGSIYNLQHIEWLELSGDIIFPKNVEIDRQPMCNSLGCSSKYVFPRLKLLRLFCFEICSEIEFILNYCCPLTLEVLHISKSKVVTLPESLSRCERLHTLIFGYCNEFREIPRLPHCIRHVDVAYCHWLDLQLFFQVWDFQWIQKMDQTQVWHLTHQMLMGLIWVHLQWPSPL